The following coding sequences are from one Collimonas arenae window:
- the lapB gene encoding lipopolysaccharide assembly protein LapB, which produces MEFEIWWLLGIPVFFGLGWIAARVDINQLVSESRSLPKGYFKGLNFLLNEQPDKAIDAFIEIVKLDPETAELHFALGNLFRRRGETERAIRVHQNLLARPDLAQEHRMHAQYELGQDYLKAGLLDRAEESFNLLAGSQYGAQAGRALLEIYQREKEWLRAIEAAQALQQSGAGGRQKEIAQFYCELAQDELVDGHPEGAMSLLEKALSNDRNSVRATILLGDVHLAKGDVEAALQVWRRVEQQSVLHVALVAQRLMDGYRAVGRPHEGVNLLRSYLAEASSIDLLEVVFKAVLELDGVDATNQLVSDELRRTPTLLGLDKLLEARLMKITPEMHSELSVVKNLVHGYTQKLARYQCSHCGFKARQFYWQCPGCSRWETYPPRRTEELNVMN; this is translated from the coding sequence ATGGAATTTGAAATTTGGTGGTTACTCGGTATCCCGGTCTTTTTTGGATTAGGCTGGATCGCCGCACGGGTCGATATCAATCAATTGGTATCTGAATCACGCAGCTTGCCCAAAGGGTATTTCAAGGGCTTGAATTTCCTGCTTAACGAGCAACCTGATAAGGCAATTGATGCCTTCATCGAAATCGTCAAACTCGATCCTGAAACTGCGGAGCTGCATTTCGCGCTCGGTAATCTGTTTCGCCGTCGTGGTGAAACCGAGCGCGCGATCCGGGTTCACCAGAATTTGCTGGCACGTCCGGACCTGGCGCAAGAACACCGCATGCATGCGCAATACGAATTGGGTCAGGATTACCTGAAGGCCGGCTTGCTGGATCGCGCCGAAGAAAGCTTCAATCTGTTGGCCGGCAGCCAATATGGCGCTCAGGCAGGGCGCGCATTGTTGGAAATCTACCAGCGGGAAAAAGAGTGGTTGCGCGCCATCGAGGCAGCGCAGGCGTTGCAGCAATCGGGCGCCGGTGGACGGCAAAAGGAAATTGCCCAGTTCTATTGCGAACTGGCTCAGGATGAGCTGGTTGACGGCCATCCCGAAGGTGCCATGTCCCTGCTCGAAAAAGCGTTGAGCAACGACCGTAACAGTGTACGCGCAACCATACTGCTAGGTGATGTCCATCTGGCCAAGGGAGATGTCGAGGCTGCTCTGCAGGTCTGGCGCCGGGTCGAGCAGCAAAGTGTGCTGCACGTGGCGCTGGTAGCGCAGCGTCTGATGGATGGCTACCGCGCCGTCGGTCGGCCGCATGAGGGCGTTAATCTGCTGCGCTCGTATCTGGCCGAGGCATCGTCGATCGATTTGCTGGAAGTTGTATTCAAGGCAGTTCTTGAACTTGATGGCGTTGACGCCACCAATCAGCTGGTCAGCGACGAATTGCGCCGTACACCGACCCTGCTGGGACTGGATAAGCTGCTAGAGGCACGGTTGATGAAGATCACGCCGGAAATGCACTCCGAGCTTTCCGTGGTCAAGAACCTGGTACACGGATACACGCAGAAACTGGCGCGCTATCAGTGCAGCCATTGTGGCTTCAAAGCGCGCCAGTTTTATTGGCAATGCCCAGGTTGCAGCCGCTGGGAAACCTATCCGCCGCGCCGGACAGAAGAATTGAACGTAATGAATTAA
- a CDS encoding LapA family protein, whose protein sequence is MKIISRILSILLFIVFFGFALQNKSNVELQFFPGLTMTGPLVLFLLGFFVFGAILGVLAMAPSVFRHRRNASKNKKALTTMQKEQEAQRLAQTQAPQPDSIKNI, encoded by the coding sequence ATGAAAATTATTTCCCGAATTCTTTCGATCTTGCTCTTCATCGTGTTTTTCGGTTTTGCTCTGCAAAACAAAAGCAATGTTGAACTGCAGTTTTTCCCCGGTCTGACGATGACAGGACCGTTAGTGCTGTTCCTGCTAGGTTTTTTCGTCTTTGGTGCGATTCTCGGCGTATTGGCGATGGCGCCATCGGTGTTCCGTCACCGTCGCAATGCATCGAAAAACAAGAAGGCCCTGACCACTATGCAAAAAGAGCAGGAAGCTCAGCGTCTGGCACAAACACAAGCTCCGCAACCGGACAGCATCAAGAATATATAA
- the rpsA gene encoding 30S ribosomal protein S1, with translation MSITVLSPASAGANEFAALFEESLSRQDMRSGEVISAEVVRLDHNFVIVNAGLKSEAFIPIEEFKNDNGELEVAVGDFISVAIESLENGFGDTILSRDKAKRLASWLSLEKAMESGEIVTGTVNGKVKGGLTVLTNGIRAFLPGSLVDTRPVKDTTPFEGKTMEFKVIKLDRKRNNVVLSRRAVIEASMGEERQKLMETLKEGTIVTGVVKNITDYGAFVDLGGIDGLLHITDLAWRRVRHPSEVLTVGQEITAKVLKYDQEKNRVSLGVKQLGDDPWTGLSRRYPQSTRLFGKVTNLTDYGAFVEVEQGIEGLVHVSEMDWTNKNVAPNKVVQLGDEVEVMVLEIDEDRRRISLGMKQCKANPWDDFAVTHKKGDKVKGAIKSITDFGVFIGLAGNIDGLVHLSDLSWTETGEEAVRRFKKGDELEAIVLAIDVERERVSLGVKQLEGDPFNNFAAMNDKGALVSGTVKSVEPKGAVIQLSDEVEGYLRASEISRDRVEDAGTHLKVGDTVETMVINIDRKARSIQLSIKAKDNVETQEAMQKLSSDSNAASGTTSLGALLKAKLDNKN, from the coding sequence ATGTCCATCACTGTTCTGTCCCCTGCATCTGCCGGCGCGAATGAATTCGCCGCGCTGTTTGAAGAATCGCTGTCACGTCAAGACATGCGTTCTGGTGAAGTGATTTCTGCTGAAGTCGTGCGCCTTGACCATAACTTCGTTATCGTCAACGCTGGCCTCAAGTCCGAAGCCTTCATTCCAATCGAAGAATTTAAAAATGACAACGGCGAACTCGAAGTAGCTGTCGGCGATTTCATCTCCGTCGCTATCGAATCGCTGGAAAACGGTTTCGGCGACACCATCCTGTCGCGCGACAAGGCCAAGCGTCTGGCATCGTGGCTCTCGCTGGAAAAAGCGATGGAGTCCGGCGAGATCGTTACCGGTACTGTCAATGGCAAGGTCAAGGGCGGCCTGACCGTTCTGACCAACGGCATCCGTGCCTTCCTGCCGGGTTCGCTGGTCGACACCCGTCCGGTCAAGGACACCACGCCGTTCGAAGGCAAGACCATGGAATTCAAGGTCATCAAGCTCGATCGCAAGCGTAACAACGTCGTGTTGTCGCGTCGTGCGGTTATCGAAGCTTCGATGGGCGAAGAGCGCCAAAAGCTGATGGAAACCCTGAAAGAAGGCACCATCGTGACCGGCGTGGTCAAGAACATCACCGACTACGGCGCGTTCGTGGATCTGGGCGGCATCGACGGCCTGTTGCACATCACCGATCTGGCATGGCGTCGTGTGCGTCATCCTTCGGAAGTGTTGACAGTCGGTCAAGAGATCACTGCCAAGGTTCTGAAGTACGATCAAGAAAAGAATCGCGTTTCCCTGGGCGTCAAGCAACTGGGCGACGATCCTTGGACTGGTCTGTCGCGTCGTTACCCACAAAGCACCCGTCTGTTCGGTAAAGTCACCAACCTCACCGACTACGGCGCATTCGTTGAAGTCGAGCAAGGTATCGAAGGCCTGGTCCACGTTTCCGAAATGGATTGGACCAACAAGAACGTGGCGCCAAACAAGGTTGTCCAACTGGGCGACGAAGTTGAAGTCATGGTTCTGGAAATCGACGAAGACCGTCGCCGTATCAGCTTGGGCATGAAGCAATGCAAGGCGAATCCTTGGGACGACTTCGCTGTTACCCACAAGAAGGGCGACAAAGTTAAGGGCGCGATCAAATCGATCACCGACTTCGGCGTGTTCATCGGCCTGGCCGGCAACATCGACGGTCTGGTGCATCTGTCGGATCTGTCCTGGACTGAAACCGGCGAAGAAGCCGTTCGTCGCTTCAAGAAGGGTGACGAGCTGGAAGCCATCGTTCTGGCAATCGACGTTGAGCGTGAGCGCGTTTCCCTGGGCGTCAAGCAACTGGAAGGCGACCCATTCAACAACTTCGCTGCAATGAACGACAAGGGCGCACTGGTTTCCGGTACCGTCAAGTCGGTCGAGCCTAAGGGCGCAGTGATCCAGTTGTCGGATGAAGTCGAAGGCTATCTGCGCGCTTCCGAAATCTCCCGCGATCGCGTGGAAGATGCCGGTACGCACCTGAAGGTCGGCGACACTGTCGAAACCATGGTCATCAACATCGATCGCAAGGCTCGCAGCATCCAGTTGTCGATCAAGGCGAAAGACAATGTTGAAACCCAAGAAGCAATGCAAAAGCTGTCTTCGGACTCCAATGCAGCTTCCGGTACGACCAGCCTGGGCGCACTGTTGAAGGCAAAGCTCGACAACAAGAACTAA
- a CDS encoding UDP-glucose dehydrogenase family protein: MKITIIGTGYVGLVTGACLAELGNDVFCLDLDQRKIAMLNSGGIPIHEPGLAEIVSRNRAAGRLHFSTDIAASVAHGQIQFIAVGTPPDEDGSADLQYVLAAAANIGKYMTGFKVIVDKSTVPVGTADKVSAAIQAELDARNLSGAPIQFSVVSNPEFLKEGAAVEDFMRPDRIVIGCDDSPAGQQAHTLMKQLYLPFNRNHERTYWMDVRSAEFTKYAANAMLATRISFMNELANLADKVGADIEAVRHGIGSDPRIGYSFLYAGCGYGGSCFPKDVQALERTARDYGQELLILRAVEQVNNHQKHVLGQKITERFGPDLQGKHFALWGLAFKPNTDDMREASSRVLLRELIDRGATVAVHDPVAMAEAQRVLELDFADDRGALQRIRFCDNQADALQDADALVIVTEWKTFRSPDFDQVKARLKAPIVFDGRNLYEPQVMRDIGFEYYGIGRSVLVRE; the protein is encoded by the coding sequence ATGAAAATTACTATTATTGGCACCGGTTATGTTGGTTTGGTTACAGGCGCTTGCCTGGCCGAATTGGGCAACGATGTATTTTGCCTGGACCTTGATCAACGCAAGATTGCCATGCTCAATAGCGGCGGCATTCCGATTCACGAGCCGGGCCTGGCGGAAATCGTCAGCCGCAACCGCGCCGCCGGACGCCTGCATTTTTCGACCGACATTGCGGCCAGCGTGGCGCATGGCCAGATTCAGTTCATCGCTGTCGGCACGCCGCCGGATGAAGACGGGTCCGCTGACCTGCAATATGTCTTGGCCGCTGCAGCCAACATCGGCAAATACATGACTGGCTTCAAGGTGATCGTCGATAAATCGACGGTACCTGTCGGCACTGCCGACAAGGTCAGTGCGGCGATCCAGGCCGAGCTAGATGCGCGCAATTTGAGCGGCGCACCGATCCAGTTTTCCGTGGTCTCCAATCCCGAGTTCCTGAAGGAGGGCGCGGCGGTCGAGGATTTCATGCGGCCTGACCGCATCGTTATCGGCTGCGACGACAGCCCAGCAGGGCAGCAAGCCCATACGCTGATGAAGCAGTTATACCTGCCGTTCAACCGCAACCACGAACGCACCTACTGGATGGATGTGCGTTCCGCCGAGTTCACCAAATATGCGGCGAACGCCATGCTGGCGACACGTATTTCATTCATGAACGAATTGGCCAACCTGGCAGACAAGGTTGGCGCCGATATCGAAGCCGTGCGCCACGGAATCGGCTCCGATCCACGCATCGGTTACAGCTTCCTGTACGCCGGCTGCGGTTATGGCGGCTCCTGCTTCCCCAAGGACGTGCAGGCGCTGGAGCGCACCGCGCGCGACTACGGTCAGGAATTGCTGATCCTGCGCGCCGTCGAGCAGGTCAATAATCATCAGAAGCATGTACTCGGCCAAAAAATTACTGAGCGTTTCGGCCCGGATCTGCAGGGCAAGCACTTCGCGCTGTGGGGGTTGGCGTTCAAGCCGAACACCGACGATATGCGCGAGGCTTCTTCGCGGGTGCTGCTGCGCGAACTGATCGACCGCGGCGCCACTGTGGCGGTGCATGATCCAGTTGCGATGGCAGAGGCGCAACGCGTGCTGGAACTGGATTTTGCGGATGATCGCGGCGCATTGCAGCGGATCCGTTTTTGCGACAACCAGGCCGATGCGCTGCAGGATGCCGATGCACTGGTTATCGTCACGGAATGGAAAACCTTCCGAAGCCCGGATTTTGACCAGGTCAAGGCCCGTCTCAAGGCGCCGATCGTGTTCGACGGCCGCAACCTGTATGAACCGCAGGTGATGCGCGATATCGGGTTTGAGTACTACGGCATCGGTCGTTCCGTCCTGGTACGCGAGTAA
- the cmk gene encoding (d)CMP kinase, with translation MSNTHIPVITIDGPTASGKGTVAQRVAQHLGFHYLDSGALYRLTALSVLRRNVPLDDEHALAKAAEHLHCHFSGAHIFLANEDVSNDIRAEAVGNLASKIAAIPTVRQALYGLQLSFRQHPGLVADGRDMGTVIFPHAGLKVFLTASVEARAQRRYKQLIDKGFSAIMEDLLKDLTERDARDTNRSSAPLKAAEGAHLLDTSAMTADQAVEQVLSWYAATKQV, from the coding sequence ATGTCCAACACCCACATTCCTGTCATCACTATCGACGGTCCAACGGCATCCGGCAAGGGCACAGTTGCGCAACGGGTTGCGCAGCACCTCGGTTTCCATTATCTCGATTCCGGCGCCCTGTACCGGCTAACGGCATTGTCCGTCTTGCGCCGCAATGTTCCGCTGGATGACGAGCATGCGCTGGCCAAGGCGGCCGAGCACTTGCACTGCCACTTCAGCGGCGCGCATATTTTCCTGGCAAACGAGGATGTATCGAACGATATCCGAGCCGAAGCAGTCGGCAATCTGGCCTCGAAAATTGCTGCCATACCAACAGTTCGGCAAGCCTTGTACGGTCTGCAACTGAGCTTTCGCCAACATCCGGGCCTGGTTGCCGATGGTCGCGATATGGGGACTGTGATTTTTCCGCATGCCGGCTTGAAGGTGTTTTTGACGGCGAGTGTGGAAGCAAGGGCGCAACGACGCTATAAGCAATTGATTGACAAGGGTTTTTCTGCTATTATGGAAGACCTCTTAAAGGATTTGACGGAGCGTGATGCGCGCGATACCAATCGCAGCTCTGCGCCGCTGAAAGCCGCGGAAGGGGCGCATTTGCTGGACACTTCTGCCATGACAGCCGATCAGGCTGTCGAACAGGTGCTTAGCTGGTACGCCGCTACCAAACAGGTCTGA
- the rfaE1 gene encoding D-glycero-beta-D-manno-heptose-7-phosphate kinase produces the protein MNTQSFKVPASFDKVRILVVGDVMLDRYWFGDVSRISPEAPVPVVRIEKREERLGGAANVARNIATLGGTAGLLGVVGQDEAGDTVDSLLEEMGVNRFLTRDPSISTIIKLRVIGRQQQLLRIDFEEAPTDAVLRDKLTRFNTLLPEYQVIVLSDYAKGSLVNVADMIAAAKQAGKCILVDPKGDDFSRYVGASVLTPNKSEMIRIVGSWKSEAELTEKAQKLRESLQLEALLLTRSEEGMSLYTAQEITHFPAMAREVYDVSGAGDTVIATLAVMLGAGLPIADAVALANRAGGIVVGKLGTATVSREELFG, from the coding sequence ATGAATACACAATCCTTCAAGGTCCCCGCATCCTTTGACAAGGTACGGATTCTGGTGGTCGGCGACGTTATGCTCGACCGTTATTGGTTCGGCGATGTCAGCCGTATATCACCAGAAGCGCCGGTGCCGGTGGTGCGGATCGAAAAGCGCGAAGAACGTCTGGGCGGGGCTGCCAATGTGGCGCGCAATATCGCCACGCTGGGTGGCACGGCAGGCCTGCTCGGGGTTGTGGGCCAGGATGAGGCTGGCGACACGGTAGACAGCCTCCTGGAGGAAATGGGCGTCAATCGTTTCCTCACCAGGGATCCATCCATCTCGACCATCATCAAATTGCGCGTAATCGGCCGCCAGCAGCAGTTGCTGCGTATCGATTTCGAAGAGGCGCCGACTGACGCCGTGTTGCGCGATAAGTTGACTCGCTTCAACACATTGCTCCCGGAATACCAGGTGATAGTGCTGTCCGACTACGCCAAGGGCAGCCTGGTGAATGTCGCGGACATGATTGCCGCCGCCAAGCAGGCAGGCAAATGCATTCTGGTGGATCCGAAAGGCGACGATTTCTCGCGCTACGTCGGCGCCTCGGTGCTGACGCCGAACAAGTCGGAAATGATCCGTATTGTCGGTAGCTGGAAAAGCGAAGCAGAACTGACCGAGAAGGCGCAAAAATTGCGCGAATCCCTGCAACTGGAAGCGCTGTTGCTGACCCGTTCGGAAGAGGGAATGAGTTTGTACACGGCGCAGGAAATTACGCATTTCCCGGCCATGGCGCGCGAAGTGTATGACGTCTCTGGCGCCGGGGATACCGTGATTGCCACGCTGGCAGTGATGCTTGGCGCAGGATTGCCAATTGCAGATGCTGTCGCCCTGGCCAACCGCGCCGGCGGCATCGTGGTCGGCAAGCTGGGCACGGCGACTGTCAGCCGCGAAGAGTTGTTCGGTTAA
- a CDS encoding integration host factor subunit beta, producing the protein MTKSELIARLAERYPQLVAKDADYAVKTILDAMADALATGQRIEIRGFGSFALNRRPPRIGRNPKSGDKVMVPEKRVPHFKPGKELRERVDAMVGQPIQED; encoded by the coding sequence ATGACAAAGTCGGAGCTGATTGCCCGCTTGGCCGAGCGTTATCCGCAATTGGTCGCTAAAGATGCGGATTACGCGGTCAAAACCATACTTGATGCAATGGCGGATGCTCTGGCAACCGGCCAACGTATCGAGATTCGTGGTTTTGGCAGTTTTGCGTTGAATCGCAGGCCACCGCGGATCGGGCGCAATCCGAAGTCCGGCGACAAGGTGATGGTTCCTGAAAAACGGGTGCCTCATTTCAAGCCAGGCAAGGAATTGCGTGAACGAGTCGACGCGATGGTCGGGCAACCGATTCAAGAAGACTGA